CCCTGGACGAACAGATCTCGCACTCTGGACGCGCCCACGCCCACAAACATTGCCACAAACTCGGAGCCGCTGATGCTGAAAAACGGCACCCCCGCTTCACCCGCAATGGCTTTCGCCAGAAGCGTTTTGCCCGTTCCCGGTGCACCCACGAGCAGCACCCCCTTGGGTATGCGCCCGCCCAGCCGGGTGAACTTCTTGGGATCCTTGAGGAATTCCACCACCTCACTCAGTTCTTCCTTGGCTTCCTCGACTCCGGCGACATCCTCGAACGTGACTTTCTTACTGTCTTCCGACAGGAGTTTGGCCTTGCTCTTTCCAAAAGCCATGGCCTTCCCGCCACCGACCTGCATTTGACGCATGAAAAAAATCCAGACCGCGATGAGAAGTATCATCGGAAACCACGAGATGAGAATGGTCATATACCATGGCGATTCATCCGCCGGTTTCGCTTCGATCTTGATGCCGCTTTTCCTCAGGATCCCGATCAAATCGGGATCGTTGGGAATGTAGGTCTTATATCCACGCCCGTCCACGTATTTGCCGTAAAGATTATCTCCCTGGATCGTCGCCGACGACACCATGCCTTTCTCAACGGCGGATAAGAACTGGCTATAACTGATTTGCTCTTTGCTTTCCTGGGGCCTGTTGAGTACATTGAACAGGAAGATCATCAACAGGCTGATCACAAGCCAAAGAGCCAGGTTTTTGTAAAAAGGATTCAAACAAAGCCTCCCATTTTTATTTTCCCTAAATTTATTAATTCTATAGCATACAATGCCCGAACTCAAGACGGTTTTTCCAGAGACATGAAATCCGGCAACCATCCGCTCAAACGGCCCCATACGGACCCTGCCGTGGACGACGAGACTCGAAATCCTTCGTCCAGCGCCAAGCCCGGCACCCAGGCGATCCGATCGTCCGAGCACACCAGGGGAAAGGCCCCTCGCAACCACCGGGGAATTTTCCGGTCGATAAAAAGGTCCTTNNNNNNNNAAAAGGTCATTGACTTTCTTACTCCCGCCGAGTCCAACGGGTCGCATCCGATCTCCCGGCCGGTAGGACCGGACCTGCAACGGGAACCTCAACGCATCGGCGTTCAAGCGCTCGGACCAAGGGTTCTCGAATTCTTGACCGCTTCCCCCCGCCTCGAGGGCGAGAACCGATCGAATCGGAGCAATCGTTTGTGAACCCAATCCGTCCATTCTCAGTGCATAAGGGTGCGCGTACGGCGGTTGGATTCCCACGACAAGACGGTGATACTCGATTTCGACAAAAACGCCGTCGGGAAGGTCCAGGTGGACGTTGACGCGCTCACCGGACGCAAGCCGAATAATCTGATCCACATGCCGCAGGCTGAACCGCCTCAGGTCTCCCTTGACCCATTGCAGGGCTTTTCGTACCGCCCGGGACGCAAGCGCCGGCAAGAAATCGTTCAACACGCCCCGATTGAGGATGACCAGCCCATCGGCCTGAAAGGAAACCAGTCTGGGCCACTCCCGTTCCAGTTCCCTGCGGAAGTAGTCCCCGTCCTCCTCGGCCAGACGCGACAACGACAACATATGGTCTGAAAAACGAGGTTCAAGCGCTCTCAACTCCGGCAATATATCCAGCCGAATTCGGTTTCGGAGGTACCGCCTGTCCTGGTTGGATTGGTCTTCCACGTATTCTATCCGATATCTGCCCAGATAATCCGCAATCTGTTCCCTGCTATGCCCCAGCAGAGGGCGAATCAGCTGGTCTCGCCCGGCAGGCATTCCGGCCAGTCCTTCGGTGCCCACTCCACGGAGCATCCTCAACATCATTTCCTCGACCTGATCGTCGGAGTTGTGCCCCAGCGCGACCTTGTTCGCTCCAGCGGAGAGTCTGACTCTTTCCAAAAATTCGTACCGGAGCTGTCTGGCGGCTTCCTGGGTGGAAAGCTTCCGAATCGCTTTTTCGGATCGGACATCGCCCTTCTCAACATAAACCGGCAATCCCAGCTGTTCGGACTGGATTTCAACCATTTTCGCTTCGAGGTCCGACACCCGCCCTCTCAGACCGTGATTGAAATGCGCTACCGTGACCTCGAGCCCGAGCAATCCCCGGAGTTCCAATAGGCCGAAGAGGAGCGCCGTGGAGTCGGGACCGCCCGAAACCGCTGCGACAACACGATCGCCGTTTTCCAGGAGCGCCCGGCCCCGGCAAAACTCCAGCATTTGATAAATAAAGGCGTCCATTCTACATAACAAAATCAAATCGAATCGTGGAGCGCCCGTCCGGCGAAACGCGTTTAGTGCGTGATAACCTGAACGCCGGGAGGTGGCGTGAACTCGAAGAAATCCTTCGGCAATGTCACGTTTTCCTGAACGGATTCGAACTTGAAGAGAACTTCCTGGCCCAAAGGGTAATACACTTTCATCGATATGAGCTTAGAATCCCGCTTCGCCACCTGCACTTCAAGACGCTCGAAGTCGTCATTCGGTTGGCGAGGGACCATTTGCAGCGTCACGGAAACATCGGAAGCTTCGAGCCGGCTTATTTGAAAAAACTCCTCGAGTTTCTCTTTTCCCGCCAGCAATCCATCCAGAGCCTTGATTACTCCGGTTCTGGACTGAGGAGGATATTGGTATGCCTTATTCTCGTCCGGAATCACCCACCACGTATGCTCCTGGTTCGCAATAACCAGCTCGGGCCGCGGTTCCTTTTGGTCCACCACAAAAAGATTGGGTCTCTTGAAATAGATCTTCCCTTTTGCATGCTCTTTCATGGAAATCGGCTGGGGACCGCCCATAGTCTGCGTAACGGTCTCCTGCTGGTAATTGGCCGAGAACCCGGTCACGGCAGCGTAATGCCGATTCAGCGAATTCAGAACCTCTGGGTCCACGGGTTCGCCGGATAAGGCCGTGGACACCAACA
Above is a genomic segment from Deltaproteobacteria bacterium containing:
- a CDS encoding outer membrane lipoprotein carrier protein LolA translates to MPMWRYGLTLAAFLVLVSTALSGEPVDPEVLNSLNRHYAAVTGFSANYQQETVTQTMGGPQPISMKEHAKGKIYFKRPNLFVVDQKEPRPELVIANQEHTWWVIPDENKAYQYPPQSRTGVIKALDGLLAGKEKLEEFFQISRLEASDVSVTLQMVPRQPNDDFERLEVQVAKRDSKLISMKVYYPLGQEVLFKFESVQENVTLPKDFFEFTPPPGVQVITH